A single Pseudanabaenaceae cyanobacterium SKYG29 DNA region contains:
- a CDS encoding carboxymuconolactone decarboxylase family protein, translating into MTYKERTQRIRQHTAKIQEALPEVMKSFYALNKSASARGALDTKTKELIALALAVGSRCDDCIAFHTQAVLQEGASKEEIMETLAIAVFMGGGPSLMYAAHVIEAMEECQSSQ; encoded by the coding sequence GTGACATACAAAGAACGCACCCAGCGGATTCGCCAGCACACTGCCAAAATCCAAGAGGCATTGCCTGAGGTAATGAAATCATTTTATGCTCTCAACAAAAGTGCTAGTGCCAGGGGTGCCTTGGATACAAAAACTAAAGAATTGATTGCCCTCGCCCTAGCTGTTGGCAGTCGTTGTGATGATTGCATCGCTTTTCACACCCAGGCGGTTTTGCAGGAGGGCGCATCCAAAGAAGAGATCATGGAAACCTTGGCAATTGCTGTGTTTATGGGGGGAGGGCCTTCTCTAATGTATGCCGCTCACGTTATTGAAGCAATGGAGGAGTGCCAATCTAGTCAATGA